A genomic segment from Pseudorca crassidens isolate mPseCra1 chromosome 6, mPseCra1.hap1, whole genome shotgun sequence encodes:
- the LOC137226273 gene encoding gamma-crystallin B-like, translating to MGKITFYEDRGFQGRCYECSSDCPNLQPYVSRCNSIRVDSGCWMLYERPNYQGHQYFLRRGDYPDYQQWMGFNDSVRSCRLIPTHSGTFRMRIYERDDFRGQMSEITDDCLSLQDRFHLNEIHSLNVLEGSWVLYELPNYRGRQYLLRPGEYRRYLDWGAMNAKAGSLRRVTDFY from the exons ATGGGAAAG ATCACCTTCTACGAGGACCGGGGCTTCCAGGGCCGCTGCTACGAGTGCAGCAGCGACTGCCCCAACCTGCAGCCCTACGTCAGCCGCTGCAACTCCATCCGGGTGGACAGCGGCTGCTGGATGCTCTATGAGCGCCCCAACTACCAGGGCCACCAGTACTTCCTGCGGCGCGGCGACTACCCCGACTACCAGCAGTGGATGGGCTTCAATGACTCCGTCCGCTCCTGCCGCCTCATCCCCACT CACTCCGGCACTTTCAGAATGAGAATCTATGAGAGAGATGACTTCAGAGGACAAATGTCAGAGATCACAGACGATTGTCTCTCTCTTCAGGACCGCTTCCACCTCAATGAGATCCACTCCCTCAATGTGCTGGAGGGCTCCTGGGTCCTTTACGAGCTGCCCAACTACAGGGGAAGGCAGTACCTCCTGAGGCCAGGGGAGTACAGGAGATATCTTGACTGGGGGGCGATGAATGCCAAGGCTGGTTCTCTAAGACGGGTGAcagatttttattga